One region of Monomorium pharaonis isolate MP-MQ-018 chromosome 11, ASM1337386v2, whole genome shotgun sequence genomic DNA includes:
- the LOC105837841 gene encoding hydroxypyruvate reductase, with the protein MSINFRSVFISDPVDESCGALLTEYGIPVTTKYKLPKDELIKELQNHDALIVRSETKVTADVFTACPNLRVVGRAGTGVDNIDLQAATRKGVIVLNTPGGNSISACELTCALIATLARNVAQAAQSLKEGRWDRKLYSGYELSGKTLAILGMGRIGREVAYRMQSFGMNIVAFDPILKDETAAELGIRKLSLAEIWPIADYITVHTPLIPQTRNMINATTLAKCKKGVYIVNVARGGIVDEEALLNSLKSGHCGGAALDVFIEEPPKNPITLELIKHPKVVPTPHLGASTAEAQQRVAVEIAQQFLALSGKSTEYAVTGIVNAPVLSAAITSENEPWIELSKKLGRLAGRFLKGKLNTVVHSYTVGHGMKDKQFIHTAVLVGILTGQTKNGLNLVNAPTLAQDIGVELQEGHIEDDNRAVIVKVGEHTIKGTVRDNQSLLLALDDAVFANGIVLRDYICLYRANRVQDFASIVNVFSSKSINIHNLNANGSWVILQTDQEVSIQVDEIESF; encoded by the exons ATGTCGATCAACTTCAGGAGCGTCTTCATAAGCGATCCCGTGGACGAGTCCTGCGGAGCGCTGCTCACCGAATACGGCATTCCGGTCACCACGAAATACAAGCTGCCGAAGGATGAGCTGATCAAGGAGCTGCAG AATCACGATGCCCTCATCGTCCGATCCGAGACAAAAGTTACGGCAGACGTTTTTACCGCTTGTCCAAATCTCCGCGTGGTCGGACGTGCTGGCACTGGGGTCGACAACATAGATCTTCAAGCTGCCACACGTAAAGGAGTAATTGTATTAAA CACCCCGGGTGGCAACAGCATTAGCGCTTGCGAGCTAACATGTGCCCTGATAGCCACGCTCGCGCGCAACGTGGCACAGGCCGCGCAATCGCTCAAGGAGGGCCGATGGGACCGGAAGTTGTATTCCGGATACGAGCTGTCCGGCAAGACTCTCGCGATCCTCGGGATGGGCCGTATAGGCCGCGAGGTGGCCTACAGAATGCAGAGCTTCGGTATGAACATCGTTGCCTTCGATCCGATACTGAAGGACGAGACCGCCGCCGAGCTCGGCATCAGGAAGCTCAGTTTGGCGGAGATATGGCCTATCGCCGACTATATCACCGTTCACACGCCGCTCATACCTCAAACCAGAA atatgaTAAACGCAACGACCTTGGCGAAATGCAAGAAAGGAGTATACATCGTTAACGTCGCACGTGGTGGTATTGTTGATGAAGAGGCTCTCTTGAATTCATTGAAATCCGGCCATTGTGGCGGAGCAGCTTTAGACGTCTTCATAGAGGAACCGCCGAAGAATCCAATCACTTTAGAGCTCATTAAACACCCAAAAGTCGTCCCGACGCCTCATCTCG gtGCCAGCACGGCGGAAGCCCAGCAGCGAGTAGCGGTAGAAATTGCCCAGCAATTCTTGGCTTTGTCCGGCAAATCGACGGAATACGCCGTGACCGGTATCGTAAACGCCCCGGTCTTATCTGCCGCTATAACAAGCGAGAACGAGCCTTGGATAGAATTGTCGAAGAAATTGGGTCGATTAGCCGGTCGCTTCCTCAAGGGCAAGCTAAACACAGTCGTGCACAGCTACACCGTGGGACACGGCATGAAAGACAAACAGTTCATACACACGGCCGTTCTAGTCGGCATATTAACTGGTCAGACGAAGAATGGCTTGAATCTAGTTAACGCGCCTACCCTGGCGCAGGATATCGGCGTGGAGTTACAGGAAGGCCACATCGAGGATGATAACAGAGCAGTCATCGTGAAAGTTGGAGAACATACCATCAAAG GTACCGTGCGTGACAATCAGTCGCTGTTGCTCGCTTTGGACGACGCTGTCTTTGCAAACGGCATCGTGCTTAGGGACTACATTTGCTTGTATCGCGCAAACCGAGTGCAAGATTTCGCCAGCATCGTAAACGTTTTTTCGTCAAAGAGCATCAACATCCATAATTTGAATGCCAACGGCAGCTGGGTCATCCTTCAAACCGATCAGGAAGTCTCGATTCAAGTGGACGAGATTGAGAGTTTTTGA